GAAGGTCGTGGCCCACCAGGGGCCCGACGAGCTCGACCTCACCGCCGCCCTCGACGCGTTCGCCGAGCGGACCGACGAGCAGCCCGACACCTACCGCTGGAGCTTCGCGCGTGACTTCGGCGGGACCGCGCGACTGGTGGTCGTGGACTCCCGGGCAGCGCGGGTGCTGACGCCCGAGCAACGCTCGATGATCGACGCCACGGAGATGGCGTGGCTGCACGAGCAGATGCTGGGCGGGTTCGACCACCTCCTGGTGGGGACCTCGCTGCCGTTCCTGCTGGCCCCCGGCCTCCACCACGCCGAGGCCTTCAGCGAGGGCTTGTGCAACGGGGCGTGGGGGAGGGGAGTGGCCCGGGTCGGGGAGTGGTTGCGACAGGTCGTCGACATGGAGCACTGGGCGGCCTTCCAGCCGGGGTTCCAGGAGGTGGCCGACATGACGCTCGCGGTCGCGTCCGGAGAGCTGGGCGACGCGCCGAGCACCGTCACGTTCCTCTCCGGCGACGTCCACCACAGCTACGTCGCGACCGCCGCACCGGACGCAGAGGTCAGCAACCGGGTGGTGACCAGCCGGATCCTGCAGGCCGTGTGCTCACCGATCCGCAACCCGCTCCCGTCGGCGATGCAGCGGGTCACCACCTGGGGCACCCGACGGTGGCTCGCCCGGGTCCCGCGGCGGCTGGCGCGCTGGGCGAAGGTCCCGCCGTCGCCGCTGACGTGGGGCATCGAGCGTGGTCCCTGGTACGACAACAACCTGGCGGTGCTGGAGACCGGCGACCGCGGCGGGCTGACGATGCGGTGGTACGCCGGCGACGTGACGGGTCGGGCGTCGGACGACCCCGTGATCCGGACGGTGGCGGAGTTCGAGGTGCCGGTCAGGCCGTGACCAGCGGGGCCGAGCCCGGCATCGCGACCGGCTCGCAGGTGCAGGTCTCCGAGCACGCGAGGAAGGTGTGGACCCCGTGGCCGCAGCGCTGGCACAGGAGGTCGTGGGAGAGGTGCCGGCCCGATCCGCTGTCGACGGTGTCCCACATGGCGTTCATCCTCGGGTGATGAGT
The genomic region above belongs to Nocardioides coralli and contains:
- a CDS encoding alkaline phosphatase D family protein gives rise to the protein MTGLVLGPMLRHVDETTASIWVQTGQAATVTVEAGDRRASAATFGAHGHHYALVELTGLEPGSRTAYRVLLDDDPVWPAPVDDFPDPVIATPSRQQQLRLAFGSCRVSVPHDAEHTDDYGVDALRAYALHLAKNAGERWPDLLLLLGDQVYADETSDEIREFISHRRSLEEPPGAELQDYVEYAELYRLAWSDPANRWLLSTVPTAMIFDDHDIRDDWNTSWTWRQQMAAKPWWHDRIVGGLGSYWVYQHLGNLSVAERAEDPLWQKVVAHQGPDELDLTAALDAFAERTDEQPDTYRWSFARDFGGTARLVVVDSRAARVLTPEQRSMIDATEMAWLHEQMLGGFDHLLVGTSLPFLLAPGLHHAEAFSEGLCNGAWGRGVARVGEWLRQVVDMEHWAAFQPGFQEVADMTLAVASGELGDAPSTVTFLSGDVHHSYVATAAPDAEVSNRVVTSRILQAVCSPIRNPLPSAMQRVTTWGTRRWLARVPRRLARWAKVPPSPLTWGIERGPWYDNNLAVLETGDRGGLTMRWYAGDVTGRASDDPVIRTVAEFEVPVRP